ACGAATTTTTCAACCGAAGCAACCCCTAACCGAAAGAGCGAAAACATGAAAAAAACCCACCTTGTCCAGGCACTCGTCCTCGCCGTCCTCTCCGGCAGCCTCGCCGCACAAACCCTCGTAACCGTCAACGGCAGCAAAATCGACAGCAGCGAGGTCGACCGCTACGTCAAAGCCCTGCGCGCGCAAAACCCCCAGGTTCCCGACAGCCCCGAAATCCGCTCCGAACTCCTGGGCGACATCGTAACCCGCACCATCGTCGTCCAAGAAGCCCGCCGCCTCAAACTCGACCAAGGCAAAGAATACAAAGCCGCCATCGAAAACGCCCGCAAAGCCGCGCAAAAAGAAGGCGCGGACAAAAAACCCGGCTTCAAACAGCAATGGGAAGACTACCAAAACGAACTGCTCAACCAAGCCTTCGTCGCCCACATCGTCCGCACCCAGCCCGTCAGCGACGCCGAAGCGCGCAAAAACTACGAAGAAATGCAAAACTTCTACAAAGGCAGCAGCGAAGTCCAAATCGGCGAAATCCTCACCCAGAAAAAAGACGACGCCGAAAAAGCCATCAAAGACCTCAAAGCCAACAAACCCTTCGTCGAAACCGCCCGCAAATACTCCGCCGACCCGCAGGTCAAACAAACCGGCGGCATCAACAAAGAATACGACCCCCTCAAAGACCTCGAAGCCGCCGCCCCGCCCGTTTACAACGCCGTCAAAGACCTCAAAAAAGGCCAGTTCACCACCACCCCCGTTGAAGGCAACGGCGCATACGGCGTGTTCTATATCAACGACAAACGCTCCGTACAAATCCCCGCCTTCGAGCAGATCAAAGCCAACATCACCCGCAGCCTGATGCAGCAGAAAGTCAACCAGGCCATCAGCAGCCTCACCGAAAAAGCCACCATCACCCCGGCCAAATAAAACCCGTCCGGCCAACGACACGGCGGCGTTCCCACTGGGGCTGTTGACATTCAGCTTGCGAGCGGCTTTTTGAGTAAAAAATACCCGAATGCAAGGAAAAAAGCGCAGCAAGGTTGGACACCTTGCGAGCATTTTGACGCGGCAGGCGGGTGTTTTTTGCCAAAAACACTGCCGCAAGGCTGATTGTCAACACACCCTAAGGCACGCCGCCGCAAACACAAACAGGAAAAACCATGAAACACAAAACCCTACTCACCACCCTCACCCTCGCCTTCGCCGGCATAGCCGTCGCCGCCGCCCCCGCTGTGGACAAAACCCGCGTCGAAGCCGTGCTCAAACAAGTGCAGGAAATGGCACCGCCCGAAGCGGGCGCGCCGCCCGCCGACCTGCGCGCCACCATCGAAAAACGCCTGGCCGCCGACGACCTCCTTAAAGCCGAGGCTCTCAAACTCGGCCTCGACAAAAAGCCCGAAGTGCGCGCACAGTGGCAGAATCTGGAATCCGGCTTCTACGCCGAACAATACGCCAAACACCTCGAAGCCGCCGCCGCCGTCAGCGACGAAGAACTCCGCGCCGCCTACGCCGAACAAACCCGTGCCGTCAAACTGCAACAAGTCGGCTTCCCCAGCGAGGCCGAAGCCCTGCAAGCCCAACAGCTCCTGCTCAAAGGGCTCAGCTTTGAAGAACTGATGAAACGCCACCCCAACCCCGCGCAGGAACAGCTCTCCGGCTTCGTCGCCCTCGCCCAGCTCCCGCCGGAGTTCGCCGCCGCAGCCGCCACCATGCAGCGCGGCCAAATCAGCCACAAACCCGTCGCCTTCCAAGGCAGCTACTACCTGCTGAAAATCGCCGCCACCGAACAGGCCGAAAACGCCCCGCCGTTTGAAGAACTGAAAGACCAAATCGCCGCCCTGCTCAAACAGCGCAAAGCACAGGAACAAATCGCCACCCTGCTCAAAGCAAACGGACTCGAACCCTAAGCCCGCGCCGGCACACTGGAAGGCCGTCTGAAAAACCATCTTTACGGATTTTCAGACGGCCTGTTTATACCCCGCCACGCCGAACCCAACGTAGAGCGTGTCGTCCCAAGGCGACGCACGCGGTCTCTGCTGTATCAGGTATTCCGTCCATCACGCTCCACCCACAAAAACCGCGTGCGTGGCTGCACCGCCTTGTATGCAAGAGGCCGTCTGAAAAACCTTAAACAGATTTTCAGACGGCCTGTTTATATCCGGCCATACCGAAGCCCCGTAGCGTGTGCCGCCACGATGCACGCGGTTTTTGTTTGGCGGTGATATTTGAGGTCAGGATAACAGGAGGCCGTCTGAAAATTGAGGAAGGAGCAGTCGGGTATTTATGCCCGACCTGCGCTGCTGCCCGAAATGCAAAAGGCCGTCTGAAACCTTTTGGGGCTGTACTAGATAAGCAGTCATGTTAGACTGTAAAAATGAAGATAACCCGTTGTAAACTAAAAAAGAGTATTCAAAAGAAACTGCTCCAATTTTTTGTACTCGAAGTTACCGCCCGTTCAGCTGCCGATTTATTGGGCATCCACCCCAATTCGGCAGTGCTGTTTTACCGCAAGGTTCGCGTAGTCATCAGCCATCATCTCTCGTTGGAAGCCGATATGGTTTTTAACGGCTCGGTCGAGTTGGACGAGAGTTATTTCGGCGGACACCGCAAAGGCAAACGCGGGCGCGGTGCGGCAGGCAAGGCGGCGGTTTTCGGTATTCTCAAACGCGGCGGCAAGGTCTATACCGTAGTGGTTGAAAACGCCAAAAGAGAA
The window above is part of the Neisseria bacilliformis genome. Proteins encoded here:
- a CDS encoding peptidyl-prolyl cis-trans isomerase, with amino-acid sequence MKKTHLVQALVLAVLSGSLAAQTLVTVNGSKIDSSEVDRYVKALRAQNPQVPDSPEIRSELLGDIVTRTIVVQEARRLKLDQGKEYKAAIENARKAAQKEGADKKPGFKQQWEDYQNELLNQAFVAHIVRTQPVSDAEARKNYEEMQNFYKGSSEVQIGEILTQKKDDAEKAIKDLKANKPFVETARKYSADPQVKQTGGINKEYDPLKDLEAAAPPVYNAVKDLKKGQFTTTPVEGNGAYGVFYINDKRSVQIPAFEQIKANITRSLMQQKVNQAISSLTEKATITPAK
- a CDS encoding peptidylprolyl isomerase, producing MKHKTLLTTLTLAFAGIAVAAAPAVDKTRVEAVLKQVQEMAPPEAGAPPADLRATIEKRLAADDLLKAEALKLGLDKKPEVRAQWQNLESGFYAEQYAKHLEAAAAVSDEELRAAYAEQTRAVKLQQVGFPSEAEALQAQQLLLKGLSFEELMKRHPNPAQEQLSGFVALAQLPPEFAAAAATMQRGQISHKPVAFQGSYYLLKIAATEQAENAPPFEELKDQIAALLKQRKAQEQIATLLKANGLEP
- a CDS encoding IS1595 family transposase, whose translation is MKITRCKLKKSIQKKLLQFFVLEVTARSAADLLGIHPNSAVLFYRKVRVVISHHLSLEADMVFNGSVELDESYFGGHRKGKRGRGAAGKAAVFGILKRGGKVYTVVVENAKRETLLTVITKKIMPDSIVYTDCLGSYDVLDVSGFTHQRINHSKLFADRQNHINGIENFWNQAKRVLRKYNGIDRKSFPLFLKECEFRFNFGTPSEQLKVLRRWCGI